In Pasteurella dagmatis, the sequence TAACCCGATGTCACCTTCTGTATTAGGTTTGATCAAGCAAGTGATTGATGCTTCACACGCAGAAGGCAAATGGACTGGAATGTGTGGTGAGTTAGCTGGTGATGAAAAAGCAACAATCCTCTTGTTAGGTATGGGCTTAGATGAATTTAGTATGAGTGCAATTTCAGTGCCTCGTATCAAAAAATTGATCCGTAATGTGAATTATGAAGATGCGAAAGAGCTTGCCACAAAAGCATTAGAGAAGCCAACAGCAACAGAAATTGAACAATTAGTTGAAGATTTTTTAGTTGAAAAAGCATTAAATTAGATACAAGTTTAAAATTTTAAGCTAGAATATGCCCGAATTTACTTAGTAGGAGACTAAAATGGGTTTATTTGACAAATTATTTGGTTCAAAAGACAAAAAAGCTGTTGAAGTGGAAATTTTTGCTCCGCTTGCAGGTGAAATTGTAAATATTGAAGATGTGCCAGATGTCGTATTTTCAGAAAAAATTGTAGGTGATGGCATTGCTATCCGTCCAACAGGTAACAAAATGGTTGCTCCTGTAGATGGTGTTATCGGTAAAATTTTTGAAACTAATCACGCATTTTCAATGGAATCAAAAGATGGCGTAGAATTATTTGTTCATTTCGGTATTGATACTGTTGAGTTAAAAGGTGAAGGTTTTACTCGTGTCGCTCAAGAAGGTCAAACGGTTAAGCGTGGTGATACTGTGATTGAATTTGACTTAGCTGTACTTGAAACTAAAGCGAAATCAGTACTTACACCTGTTGTGATTTCAAATATGGATGAAATTAGCAGTATTGAAAAGAAAACTGGCGAAGTTGTTGCTGGTGAGTCTGTAGTTTTAGTTTTGAAAAAATAATTTTTGAAATTTTTATTAACAAAGTCTGCTTTAGAAATAAAGCAGACTTTTTTATTGTCTAGTTTTTGTAGTGTTATGCTAGACTTTTGTTCGATTTTGTGATCCAAGTGCGGTCTTGTTTCTATAAATTTTCTTCTTCAAGTTGTATAATGGAGACCGAATTTTGATAGAGTATAATCATTATCAATAAGTTTTATAGGCATAAAAAAGCCATTAATTTAAGCAGTGTTTTTACCTTAATATACTCATACTTAAAATAT encodes:
- the crr gene encoding PTS glucose transporter subunit IIA — protein: MGLFDKLFGSKDKKAVEVEIFAPLAGEIVNIEDVPDVVFSEKIVGDGIAIRPTGNKMVAPVDGVIGKIFETNHAFSMESKDGVELFVHFGIDTVELKGEGFTRVAQEGQTVKRGDTVIEFDLAVLETKAKSVLTPVVISNMDEISSIEKKTGEVVAGESVVLVLKK